Genomic window (Vibrio coralliirubri):
GACATTCGGTCAGGTTTCATTTGGACTAGGTAACGCAGTTGGCCTGCTTTTATCGGGTATCATGCTGGGCTTCTTACGAGCAAACCACCCTACTTTCGGTTATGTGCCTCAGGGGGCATTGAACATGGTCAAAGACCTCGGTTTGATGTTCTTTATGGTCGGTATCGGCTTAAGCGCCGGTGGTAAGATATTCGAACACTTAACCCAAGTTGGTCCGCAGGTAATCGGTGTCGCTCTGGTGGTCAGTGTCTTGCCGGTATTCTTTGCTTACTTGGTTGGCGCTTACGTATTGAAGATGAACCGAGCTCTGTTGTTTGGTGCGATCATTGGCGCGCGAACTTGCGCTCCGGCGATGGACATCGTAAATGACCACGCTCGCTCAACCATTCCAGCTCTGGGTTACGCAGGTACATACGCGATAGCCAATATATTGATGACTTTAGCGGGTACTTTCATCATCATCATTAGCTAGCGTCTGCGGCTTTAAAAGCAGCCAAGCTTAGATATTTCAAATGCACTAATTCATCTTCGGATTAGTGCATTTTTTATGGCTTCTTTTCTCTCACTTGCTCTTAGAGCTCGTCGAACCTCAAATCCCATATCTGCTCTAAATTCTTTTCGAATCTCGTCACCCAAATCTCTCATCCGCTATTAAATCTCTTCGCATCCCGCCACTCGAATCCGGTATCTGCTCTTAAATCTCCGAGCTAAATAACAGACAAAAAAATAGGCGCTCAATGAGCGCCTATTTCGTTTTGATTCGATTGTTTGAATTAGATGTCAGCTACATCAAATTCAACAGCTGGGTTAACCTCAGCTTCGTAATCAACACCTTCAACACCGAAACCGAATAGCTTCAAGAACTCTTCTTTGTACTCTACGTAGTCAGTCAGTTCTTTTAGGTTCTCAGTTGTGATTTGAGGCCATAGGTTACGACAGTGATCTTGAATGTCTTCGCGAAGTTCTAGGTCATCTAGACGTAGACGGTTCACTTCATCCACTTCTGCTGCGCTGCCGTCTTCTTTGTATAGACGTTGGCTGAACATACGGAAGATTTGTTCCATACAACCTTCGTGAATACCTTCTTCACGCATCTTCTTGAACACCATAGCGATGTAAAGAGGCATTACAGGAATAGCAGAGCTTGCTTGAGTCACAACAGACTTAAGAACAGCAACGTTTGCAGTACCGCCAGTTTGGCCTAGTTTCTCGTTAAGCGCTGACGCTGCACGGTCTAGATCCATCTTAGCTTTACCTAGCGCGCCATCCCAGTAGATTGGCCACGTTAGCTCAGTACCGATGTAGCTGTAAGCAACAGTTTTACAACCGTCAGCTAGAACACCCGCTTCAGATAGAGCGTTGATCCAAAGTTCCCAATCTTCACCGCCCATTACAGTAACAGTGTCTTTGATCTCTTCTTCAGATGCAGGCTCAACACTTGCTTCGATGATCATGTCTTTGTTGGTATCAACAGCCGTTGATGTGTACGTTTCACCGATAGGTTTTAGAGCTGAACGAATCACTTCGCCAGTCTCTGGCATTTTACGCACTGGAGATGCCAGTGAGTACACAACCATATCGATTTGGCCTAGATCTTCTTTGATCAGGTCAATCGTTTTCTGTTTCGCTTCGTTAGAGAAAGCATCGCCGTTCAGGCTTTTTGAATACAGGCCTTCTTCTTTAGCTAGCTTGTCGAACGCTGCTGAGTTGTAAAAACCAGCTGTGCCCGGTTTTTTCTCAGTACCGGCTTTCTCAAAGAAAACACCGATAGTTGAAGCGCCGCCACCAAATGCAGCCGCAATACGTGAAGACAAGCCGTAGCCACTTGAAGAGCCAACAACTAGTACACGTTTAGGTGCGTTTGCGATTGGGCCTTGAGCTTTTGTGTAAGCAATTTGTTCTTTTACATTAGCTTCACAACCGACTGGATGTGTTGTAGTACAGATGAATCCGCGAATTCGAGGTTTGATGATCATATTCAACTTCCTTAAAAAATCAGGTTAAGGATAAAAGTTTCGTACGCAAATGGCATCTAATTTCTGTAAAAATGTGGTGAAAATGCAAGTGGTTGGAGCACTCAGCTGATATTTGCTGACTAAGTCACCATTTGTTAACGCATCTATTGCGACTTCTACGACAAAAACAAAAAAGGCACCTAATTAGGTGCCTTTTATCGTTTCTTTATCTAAGCAACGCTATTTAGCTTAGGTTTTAACTCTTTTCGCGTCAAAGTTTCACTAAAGTCATGACTGAAGTGGTCAACTTGAATCGCAGCGTAACGCAGTTTATCGGCAGCCACAATTTGGTCGACTTCTTCTTGCGTTAGCACATCAGCAGCAAGTGCTTGAGCTAACTTGTCTTGCAGTAAGCCTTTACGAGCCACTTTGCCCTCTTTCACTGCTTTGAAGATCTTACGCTCTAATGGCTT
Coding sequences:
- the fabV gene encoding enoyl-ACP reductase FabV: MIIKPRIRGFICTTTHPVGCEANVKEQIAYTKAQGPIANAPKRVLVVGSSSGYGLSSRIAAAFGGGASTIGVFFEKAGTEKKPGTAGFYNSAAFDKLAKEEGLYSKSLNGDAFSNEAKQKTIDLIKEDLGQIDMVVYSLASPVRKMPETGEVIRSALKPIGETYTSTAVDTNKDMIIEASVEPASEEEIKDTVTVMGGEDWELWINALSEAGVLADGCKTVAYSYIGTELTWPIYWDGALGKAKMDLDRAASALNEKLGQTGGTANVAVLKSVVTQASSAIPVMPLYIAMVFKKMREEGIHEGCMEQIFRMFSQRLYKEDGSAAEVDEVNRLRLDDLELREDIQDHCRNLWPQITTENLKELTDYVEYKEEFLKLFGFGVEGVDYEAEVNPAVEFDVADI